ATCTTCGCCTGCCTGCTGTTGCGGATCGCGGTCACGTCGAGGTCGTCGAGCACGACCCTGGTCAGCGCGCGCTCCGGCGGGATCGGGATCTCCGCGAGGCAGGCGCGGACCAGCTCCTCCGCCGAGGGCAGCACCTCGGCCACCTCCTCGGCGAGGCCCCCGCGGTGCAGCTCGGCGACGAAGGCGGCGGTGCGCACCGCCGCGTCCGCCGCCGAGTACACCTCCATGGCCCGGCCCTTGCGGATCAGGTTGAGCTTGAGCCGCACCCAGTCCACGCGCCCGGCCGCGCGCTCCCGGATCCGTGAGTCGACCTCTTCCAGCAACTGGGCCCACCGCCGCACTCGCTCCGGCGGGCTCAGGCAGGCAAGGTCTTCCATGCCGGACAAGCTTAGGGCCTGCGCCGCGAGCCACCTCCGACAAGATCAGGATTTCAGGTGGATCCCCGCCGGATGGACCTAGGAGGGGTCACAGGTCGGCCAGCGCCCGGATCGGCGACTCCACGCAGTCCGCGACGAACCGCAGGAACCCGCCCGCCGTCGCCCCGTCGCAGACCCGGTGGTCGAAGGCGAGCGTCAGCTCGGTGATCTTGCGAATCGCAAGTTGCCCGTCCACCGCCCACGGCCGGTCGATGATCCGCCCCAGCCCGAGGATCGCGGCCTCGGGGTGGTTGATGATCGCCGCCGAACCGTCCACTCCGAACACGCCGTAGTTGTTGACGGTGAACGTGCCGCCGGTCAGCTCCGCAGGCCCGAGCCTGCCTTCCCGCGCGGCTGTCGTGCGCTCGGCCAGCGCCGCGGACAGCTCCGCCGTGGTGAGCTTGTTCGCTTCCCGCACAACGGGAACGACGAGCCCCCGCTCGGTCTGCGCGGCGAAGCCGAGGTGCACGTCGTCCAGCACCACGATCTCGTCGCCCTCGATGCGCGAGTTCAGCTCGGGGAAGCGGCGCAGCCCGAGCACGGCGAAGCGCGCGAACAGGGCCAGCAGGCCGACCCCGTCGAGCGCGGCGCGCGCGGCCATCAGCTCGGTGGCGTCGACGTCGACCCACACCGTCGCCTCGGGGATCTCCCTGCGCGAGGCGCTGAGCTTGTCGGCAACGGTCTTCCGCAGTCCCTTCAACGGGATTCGGCGCTCACCGGTGGCGACCGGCTTCGCCATGGCCTGCTCGACATCGCAGCGCCGCACGACGCCGCCGGGTCCGCTGCCGCGCACCACCGTGAGGTCGATGCCATTGTCCTTGGCCATGCGCCGCACCAACGGCGAGATCACCGGAGGACCGCTCGCGGGTTTCGCGTTCACCGGCGGGGCTTCCTGCGGCTGCTGCTTCACCCGTCCGCGGCGACGGCGGCGTGGTGCCGACGAGGTGCCGTAGCCGATCAGCACGTTGCCGCTGCCCTCGTCCACCGGACCGGCCGGGGCGGGGACCACGACGCCGGGCTCCGCGAACGTGGACTCGCCGACGCTGAGCAGGACCGAGCCCACCGACAGGGTCTCGCCGGGCGCGCCGTGCCGCGCGGTGACCACGCCGGAGAACGGCGAGGGAACCTCCACGACCGCCTTCGCCGTCTCGACCTCCACCACCGGCTGGTCCACCGCGACGGTGTCGCCGACCTCCACCAGCCAGCTGACGATCTCCGCCTCGGTCAGTCCCTCGCCGAGGTCGGGCAACCGGAAGTCAGCCACCGAAGCCCACCACCTCGTCGTCCCACTGCAACCGGGCGATGGCGTCGAGGATCCGGTCGACGCCGGGCAGGTGGTGCTCCTCCAGCTTCGGCGGCGGGTACGGGATGTCGAAGCCGGTGACGCGCAGGATCGGCGCGTGCAGATGGTGGAAGCACCGCTCGGTCACCCGCGCGACGACCTCGGCCCCGTAGCCGGAGAAGCCCGACGCCTCGTGCACCACCACGGCGCGGCCCGTGCGGCGCACGGACTCGGTGACGGTCTCGTCGTCGAACGGGGAGAGGCTGCGCAGATCGATCACCTCGACGTCCCAGCCCTCCTCGGCCGCGGCCGACGCCGTCTCCAGCGCGGTGGCGACCATCGGGCCGTAGGCGATCAGCGTGACGTCCTTGCCCTGCCGCCGCACGAGCGCGCGGTCCATGGCCGGACCGGAGCGGTCGAAGGCGACCGGCCCCTTGGACCAGTACCGGCGCTTGGGCTCCAGGAAGATCACCGGGTCCGGCGAGTCGATCGCGTCGCGCAGCAGCTGGTAGGCGTCGCCCGGGGTGCCCGGGGAGACCACCCGCAGGCCGGGCGTGTGCGTGTAGTACGCCTCGGAGGAGTCGCAGTGGTGCTCGACGCCACCGATGCCGCCGCCGTAGGGCACGCGGATCACCACGGGCAGCTCGACGCGGCCGCGCGTGCGGTTGTGGATCTTGGCGAGGTGGCTGGTGATCTGCTCGAACGCGGGGTAGGCGAACGCGTCGAACTGCATCTCCACCACCGGCCGCATACCGTTCATCGCCATGCCGATCGCGGTGCCGACGATGCCGGACTCGGCCAGCGGGGTGTCGAAGACGCGGTGCTCGCCGAAGCGCGCGGCCAGCCCGTCGGTGACGCGGAAGACGCCGCCGAGCGGACCGACGTCCTCGCCGAAGACGAGCACGCGCTCATCGGCTTCGAGCGCGTCCGCGAGCGCCCGGTTCAGCGCCCCGGACAGGGACAGCTCTTGGTTGCCGATCGCGGTGGTCATGACGCCTCCGTTGAGAAGATCACGTCGCCGGTGGTCACGACGCCAGCTCCTCGGCGAGCAGGGCGGCCTGCTCGCGCAGCGCCCTGGTGGGCTGGGTGTAGACGTGGGCGAAGAGGTCGGCCGGGTCCAGCTCCGGCTCGGCGTTCATGCCGTCGCGCACCGACGCGGCGAAGTCCTCGGCCTCGGCCTGGATCTCCGCGCGGCGGGCGTCGTCGAGCAGGCCGCGCGAGGTCAGGTAGCGCTCGATCCGGTCGAGGGGATCGCGGTCCAGCCACGCGGCCACCTCGTCGGCGTCGCGGTAGCGCCCGGCGTCGTCGGCGTTGGTGTGCGCCTCGATCCGGTAGGTCTTGGCCTCGATCAGCGCGGGCCCACCGCCGGCCGCGGCGGCGGTGATCGCCTCGCGCACGGTCGCGTAGACCGCGGCGGGATCGTTGCCGTCGATCAGGTAGGACGGCACGCCGTAGCCGACTCCCTTGTGCGCCAAGGAAGGCGCGGCGCTCTGCTTGCTCAGCGGGACACTGATCGCGTAGCCGTTGTTCTGCACCAGGAACACCACGGGCGCCTTCCACACGGCCGCGAAGTTCAGCGCCTCGTGCGTGTCGCCCTCGCTCGTGGCGCCGTCACCGAGCAGCACGAGCGCCACGGTGTCCTCGCCCTTGAGCCGCGCGGCGTGCGCGAGGCCGACCGCGTGCAAGGTGTTGGTGGCCAACGGTGTGCACTGCGGGCCGACCTTGTGCACGTAGGGGTCGTAGCCCAGGTGCCAACTGCCCTGGAGCAGCGTGAGCGTCTGCACCGGGTCCACTCCCCTGGTCACCAGCGCGACCGAGTCGCGGTAGGTGGGGAACAGCCAGTCCTGCTCGCGCAGCGCGAGCACCGAGCCGACCTCGCACGCCTCCTGCCCGCGCGAGGAGGGGTAGACCGCGAGGCGGCCCTGGCGGGTCAGCGCGGTGGCCTGGGTGTCGAAGCGGCGGCCGATCACGATGCGCCGGTGCAGCTCCAGGAGCACGTCGTCGGCGGGCATCTCCAGCGCCGGGTCGTCGACGGGTATGCCGTTCTTGTCCAGCAGGGCCACCGGGAGCGCGGTGGGGAGCAGCGAGCGCTCCCGCGCGGAAAGGTCAGTGACAGACATGGGACCTCCCGTGTGATCTGGCTGACTCCGTCGTCTCCCTCCATGGTGAAATTTGCAGGGCCGATCTTCCAGACGGAGCCCGTTTCTCTGTGCAGATGGCTCATCGGAACGGTTAAGCTCGGCCATATGTCCAGTGAACTGTCCGCAAAGCGCACACCGGTCGTGCCGCTCGACGACACCGACCGGCGGATCGTGGCCGAGCTGCGCTCCGATGCCCGGATGTCCATGCGCGCGCTGGCGGAGAAGCTGCACATCTCCCGGGGCAGCGCCTACACCCGGGTGGAGCGGTTGCAGCGGGACGGGGTGATCACCGGCTACAGCGCCACCGTGGACCCGGAGCGCTACGGCTTCGGCGTGGCGGCCTACGTGCACCTGAAGGTCAGCCAGCACTCGTGGAAGGCCGTCCGCCAGCGGATCATGGAGATCCCGGAGGTGTGGCACGGCGCGCTGGTCTCCGGCGAGCACGACCTGGTGCTGCTGGTCCGCGCCAAGGACGCGTCGAGCCTGCGGGACCTGGTGCTCAACCGGTTCCAGACCATGCCGGACGTGGTGTCCAGCCACACCGTGCTGATCCTGGACGAGCTGCCCCAGCAACCCCTGCCGGTGCCGACCTGACCGGGCGTTGGCGCACTGAATGAGTCATTGAGGTACTTGATCGCACCGAATGACTCATTCAGTGCGTTCGGCACGCGCGGAGGGGTCAGAAGTCGGGGGTGGCGGGGTCGGCGGTCGCGTCCTGCGCGGGCTTGTCGGCGACGACGGCTTCGGTGGTGAGGAAGAGGGCGGCGATGGAGGCGGCATTGCGCAGGGCCGAGCGGGTGACCTTGGCGGGGTCGATGATCCCGGCCTCGACGAGGTCGACGTAGCGTTCGGCCGCCGCGTCCAGGCCGTGCCCCGGCGGCAGGCCGCGCACCTTCTCCGCGACCACACCCGGCTCCAGCCCGGTGTTCACGGCGATCTGCTTCAGCGGGGCCTCCAGCGCGACCTTCACGATGGCGGCGCCGGTCGCCTCGTCGCCGTCCAGGACGAGCCCGGCGAGCACCGTCCCGGCCTGCACCAGCGCCACGCCCCCGCCCGCGACGATGCCCTCCTCGACGGCGGCCTTGGCGTTGCGCACCGCGTCCTCGATGCGGTGCTTGCGCTCCTTGAGCTCGACCTCGGTGGCCGCGCCCGCCTTGATGACGGCGACGCCACCGGCCAGCTTGGCCAGGCGCTCCTGCAGCTTCTCGCGGTCGTAGTCGGAGTCCGACTTCTCGATCTCGGCGCGGATCTGGTTCACCCGGCCCTGGATCGCCTCTGCCACCCCCGCGCCGTCGACGATCGTGGTCTCGTCCTTGGTGATCACTGCCTTCCGCGCGGAGCCGAGCAGGGAGATGTCCGCGTTCTCCAGGCGCAGCCCCACTTTCTCCGAGATCACCTGGCCCCCGGTCAGGATCGCCATGTCCTGCAGCATCGCCTCGCGGCGGTCACCGAAGCCCGGGGCCTTGACGGCGACGGACCTGAAGGTGCCCTTCAGCTTGTTGAGGATGAGCGTGGCCAGCGGCTCGTTCTCCACGTCCTCGGCGACGACCAGCAACGGCCTGCCGGTCTGCATCACCTTCTCCAGCACCGGAAGCAGGTCCTTGACCGTCGTGATCTTGCCGGAGACGAAGAGCAGGTAGGGCTCGTCGAGCACCGCCTCCAGCCGCTCGGTGTCGGT
The window above is part of the Allokutzneria albata genome. Proteins encoded here:
- a CDS encoding Lrp/AsnC family transcriptional regulator; protein product: MSSELSAKRTPVVPLDDTDRRIVAELRSDARMSMRALAEKLHISRGSAYTRVERLQRDGVITGYSATVDPERYGFGVAAYVHLKVSQHSWKAVRQRIMEIPEVWHGALVSGEHDLVLLVRAKDASSLRDLVLNRFQTMPDVVSSHTVLILDELPQQPLPVPT
- the pdhA gene encoding pyruvate dehydrogenase (acetyl-transferring) E1 component subunit alpha, which translates into the protein MSVTDLSARERSLLPTALPVALLDKNGIPVDDPALEMPADDVLLELHRRIVIGRRFDTQATALTRQGRLAVYPSSRGQEACEVGSVLALREQDWLFPTYRDSVALVTRGVDPVQTLTLLQGSWHLGYDPYVHKVGPQCTPLATNTLHAVGLAHAARLKGEDTVALVLLGDGATSEGDTHEALNFAAVWKAPVVFLVQNNGYAISVPLSKQSAAPSLAHKGVGYGVPSYLIDGNDPAAVYATVREAITAAAAGGGPALIEAKTYRIEAHTNADDAGRYRDADEVAAWLDRDPLDRIERYLTSRGLLDDARRAEIQAEAEDFAASVRDGMNAEPELDPADLFAHVYTQPTRALREQAALLAEELAS
- the groL gene encoding chaperonin GroEL (60 kDa chaperone family; promotes refolding of misfolded polypeptides especially under stressful conditions; forms two stacked rings of heptamers to form a barrel-shaped 14mer; ends can be capped by GroES; misfolded proteins enter the barrel where they are refolded when GroES binds): MAKMIAFDEQARRGLERGMNTLADAVKVTLGPKGRNVVLEKKWGAPTITNDGVSIAKEIELEDPWEKIGAELVKEVAKKTDDVAGDGTTTATVLAQALVREGLRNVAAGANPIALKRGIEKATEAVAEQLLKNAKEVETKEQIAATASISAADSTIGELIAEAMDKVGKEGVITVEESNTLGLELELTEGMRFDKGYLAPHFVTDTERLEAVLDEPYLLFVSGKITTVKDLLPVLEKVMQTGRPLLVVAEDVENEPLATLILNKLKGTFRSVAVKAPGFGDRREAMLQDMAILTGGQVISEKVGLRLENADISLLGSARKAVITKDETTIVDGAGVAEAIQGRVNQIRAEIEKSDSDYDREKLQERLAKLAGGVAVIKAGAATEVELKERKHRIEDAVRNAKAAVEEGIVAGGGVALVQAGTVLAGLVLDGDEATGAAIVKVALEAPLKQIAVNTGLEPGVVAEKVRGLPPGHGLDAAAERYVDLVEAGIIDPAKVTRSALRNAASIAALFLTTEAVVADKPAQDATADPATPDF
- a CDS encoding dihydrolipoamide acetyltransferase family protein, whose protein sequence is MADFRLPDLGEGLTEAEIVSWLVEVGDTVAVDQPVVEVETAKAVVEVPSPFSGVVTARHGAPGETLSVGSVLLSVGESTFAEPGVVVPAPAGPVDEGSGNVLIGYGTSSAPRRRRRGRVKQQPQEAPPVNAKPASGPPVISPLVRRMAKDNGIDLTVVRGSGPGGVVRRCDVEQAMAKPVATGERRIPLKGLRKTVADKLSASRREIPEATVWVDVDATELMAARAALDGVGLLALFARFAVLGLRRFPELNSRIEGDEIVVLDDVHLGFAAQTERGLVVPVVREANKLTTAELSAALAERTTAAREGRLGPAELTGGTFTVNNYGVFGVDGSAAIINHPEAAILGLGRIIDRPWAVDGQLAIRKITELTLAFDHRVCDGATAGGFLRFVADCVESPIRALADL
- a CDS encoding alpha-ketoacid dehydrogenase subunit beta; this encodes MTTAIGNQELSLSGALNRALADALEADERVLVFGEDVGPLGGVFRVTDGLAARFGEHRVFDTPLAESGIVGTAIGMAMNGMRPVVEMQFDAFAYPAFEQITSHLAKIHNRTRGRVELPVVIRVPYGGGIGGVEHHCDSSEAYYTHTPGLRVVSPGTPGDAYQLLRDAIDSPDPVIFLEPKRRYWSKGPVAFDRSGPAMDRALVRRQGKDVTLIAYGPMVATALETASAAAEEGWDVEVIDLRSLSPFDDETVTESVRRTGRAVVVHEASGFSGYGAEVVARVTERCFHHLHAPILRVTGFDIPYPPPKLEEHHLPGVDRILDAIARLQWDDEVVGFGG